The DNA sequence CGCGAAGACCAGGATCAGGAGAATGCCGAGCCAGAAGAACGGCATGGATTGGCCGACGAGGGTGATAACGGAGCAGGAGGTTTCGATGGCGGTGCCGCGGCGGATCGCCGCGAGCATTCCGAGAGGGACGGCCAGGAGCGTGGCAATCAGGAGCGCGGCGGCCGTCAGCTCGAGCGTCGCGGGGAGGGTCTCCCAGACAAGGCTGGCAGCCGGCCTGGCGTGGCGGAGAGAGTCGCCGAAATCACCCTGGAGCGCATGTCCGAGGAAGCGAACGTACTGCTCCCAGAGGGGCGCCGTGAGCCCCAGCGCCTCGCGGAGCCGCTCCATCTCCTCACGGGTCGTGGTTTCGGTGACGAGGAGGGCGACCGGGTCACCGCTCAGCCTGAGGAGGAAGAAGACGAGGGTCGAGACCCCGAGGACCGCAATGACCAGGTCAACGAGGCGCGCCCGGCAGTACTGGAGCATCCGCTGAGCCCCCTCACCTCTCCTCCTCTCCCCAGCGGGGAGAGGTCGGGTGAGGGGGAGATGAAAGGTGGGGGGCCGATTACCGGGCCACGCGCACCCGCGTGAGGTCCATCAGGTAGGTGGGCTTCCAGGCGAAGCCCTGGACGCGCGGCTGCACCGCGTAGATCCCTGCCGTCTGGACGAGGAAGATGCACGGCGGGTCGTCGCGGAGGAAGGCGGCCATCTCCTGGAGGACCTTCTGGCGCTCCTCAGGGTTCATGGCCGCGCGCTCCCTGGCCACCAGCGCGTCGTACTCGGGATTGGCAAAGTGCCTGCCGATGGCACGGGTCTGGAAGAAGTTGAGCGGAAGGTCAGCATCCATGGCGGGCAGATACTGCCACGCCCAGATCCACAGGGGGCCGATCGTCCCGCCCAGGAAGCTCTGGATGAACACACCCGCCTCCAGGATCTCGAGGTGGGCCGTCACGCCGACCTCGGCGAGCTGGCCGATCACCGCTTCCTCGATCTCCTTGTCCTTCGTGTAGCGGCCGATCGAGCCGTGGAACTTCACGGTGAAGCCGTTCGGGTAGCCAGCCTCGGCGAGAAGCTGCTTGGCGCGCTTGGGGTCGTAGGGGTAGGGCTTGAGGGCGGGGTTGTAGCCGAAACCGTCCGGGCCCACGACCTGCCCGTCGAGAATCCGGCCGTAGCCGAGCAGCAGGTTCTTGAGGATCCCCTCCTTGTCCACCGCGTAGTTCAGCGCCTGGCGCACCTTCTTCAACTTCAAGGGCTCGACGGTGGCCCGGAAGTTGATCACCATCCCCTGGCCCTGGTTCACCGAGCGGACATCCACGCCCTTGGCCTTGAGACGGGCCACCTGCTCGGGCGGAATCAGGAGCGCCACATCCAACTCTCCCGTCTCCACTCCCGCGACGCGCGTGGAGTCCTCGGGGATCGAGCGGAAGACCACCTCGTCCAGGACGGGCCGGCCGCGCCAGTAGGTGGGGTTGGCCGTGAAGGCCATGTGGTCCTGCTTGACCCACGACTTGAACCTGAACGGGCCAGTGCCGACCGGCGCTGAGACGAACTCCTTCTCCCCCTTCTCGGCGAAGTACCTGGGCGGGAGGATGTCCACCACCGTCAACCCCTGGAGCAGCGGGGCGAAGGGGCCCTTGGTAGTGATCCTGACCGTGTGAGCGTCAACCGGCTCGACCTTGTCTACGGCGGCGATCCGGCCTCCCCAGGGCGACTTGGTCGCGGGGCTCAGGACGCGCTCGATGGAGAACTTCACCGCCTCGGCGGTGAAGGGCTCGCCGTTGTGGAAGGTGACGTTCCGGCGGAGCTTGAACTCCCAGAGCGTGTCGCTCAGGGCGCGCCAGGACTCGGCCAGGAGCCCGACAATCTTCCCCGCGTCGTCGACGCCCACCAGCTTCTCGAACATCTGGGCGTAGGCGGGCAGCGCGTTGGCCGTGGAGTCGCGGTGGGGGTCCGGCGTGTTGGGGATGGAGCCGATGCCGATCGTGAGCCGGGCCGCTGCCGCGGGATCGGACACGAAGAGCGCGATGGTGAGGGACAGAAAGAGAATGGCAACCCGCTTCATGGTTCTCTCCCTGCGCCGGTTAAGCCGGCAAGATAATTGCGTGTTAGGCGAGGGCTTCATCGGACCAACCTGTCCACGCGGATCAGGAGATCGTCTTACCATCGACGGGCGGACGCTTCACACGATCTGTCTCTTCGGCCCTCCCGCGAGCCTCCCGCTCCTCGGAGCCGTTTCACTCGAGCGGTTCGCGCTTACCGTTGATCCCCTCACGCGTGGGGTCGTGCCCCCGCGCGTCCCCATGGCCTGGCCGTTCTCATCCCCTCTCCGCCCCAGGAACCACAACGGCTATTCCTCTTTCTGCAAGCCAGAGGAAGTGGCCCTCGTTAAAGGTGAGGAGGGCATCGGCTTTCGACTTGAGAACACACCCAGCAATGACGGCGTCGTAGGTCTGTCCCCCAACAATCTCGTCATCCGCCGCCCGACGTAAGAGCGTGCGGTACGCCGCCCCGTCCAGGGCGATGATTTTTGCGCGCATGAAGTTTGTCTCCAGCAAGGTGAAGGCATCCAGCGGAGACAGGCGGTGGGGCGCGGGCAGACGGGTCAGCACCGCATAGCTTTCGATGAGAGCCGGGCCCGCCATCAACATTTCTTCGCCTCGACGTAAGCGCTGCTCAATCTCACTCGTGGCTCGATCATGGTGCTCATGCCAGGTGCATACTGCCGCGATCATACAACTCGTGTCCGGCAGAAAGCCCGGCATTGCCCCCTACGAACGAGGGGACCGTTCTCGCCGCAGTGCTGCACGCGTCCGCTCAACCGTCTCGGCCTTCAGGGGACTCACGTCACTTTTGGGAACCGCCACCAGCAGCCGCCCTCGCCGGACCAGCTTGACGGGTAACGGCGCAGGCGTGATTTCAATGCGCCCACCTTCCCAACGGACCTCGAGCGGCATCCCAGGTGTGAGGCCGGCTTCGCGCCGGATCTCTTTCGGAATGACGAGGCGCCCGGCAGCATCGATGGTAATTTTCATGGCATAAATTTTACCACATAGCGTGCCACATTGCCCCCCATTTGTTTGCCGGAGTCAAGCCGGCCATAGAGGCTACCTTGCTCGCCGCCTAATGTCCCATGGCTCGTCCAGCGACATGTCCTTGGGGTCAACGCGCACTTCATGC is a window from the Candidatus Rokuibacteriota bacterium genome containing:
- a CDS encoding ABC transporter permease, with the protein product MLQYCRARLVDLVIAVLGVSTLVFFLLRLSGDPVALLVTETTTREEMERLREALGLTAPLWEQYVRFLGHALQGDFGDSLRHARPAASLVWETLPATLELTAAALLIATLLAVPLGMLAAIRRGTAIETSCSVITLVGQSMPFFWLGILLILVFAVQLHALPSFGRGTLGHLILPALTLSAATMAKTARLVRSGMLEVLSQEYIRTARAKGLPERLVVLRHALRNIAIPVVTILGLDFGLLLGGAVVTETIFAWPGTGRLMIQAIQGRDFPVVQAAVFVLAIVFVVINALLDLIYVWLDPRIRFRRGP
- a CDS encoding PIN domain-containing protein, with amino-acid sequence MPGFLPDTSCMIAAVCTWHEHHDRATSEIEQRLRRGEEMLMAGPALIESYAVLTRLPAPHRLSPLDAFTLLETNFMRAKIIALDGAAYRTLLRRAADDEIVGGQTYDAVIAGCVLKSKADALLTFNEGHFLWLAERGIAVVVPGAERG
- a CDS encoding AbrB/MazE/SpoVT family DNA-binding domain-containing protein, translated to MKITIDAAGRLVIPKEIRREAGLTPGMPLEVRWEGGRIEITPAPLPVKLVRRGRLLVAVPKSDVSPLKAETVERTRAALRRERSPRS